The DNA region GGAACCTGTGTCTGAACTTCAAGCGTGACAACCGCTCTCCTGTCCCCTTCGACGAGGAGCTCTATGAGCTCCCAAGTCCTTCCCCCTCTGCTCAAACAGAGCAAGCAGAGCTTCAAACCCTACTCCAGCGGGCAATAGACCTGCTTCCGTTGGAGTACCGAGAGGCCCTTATCCTCCGTGAGTACATGGGCATGCCATATGCCCAGATTGCTGAGCTCGTTGGTGCCAGCGAAACGGCTGTTAAGGTCCGGGTCTTTCGGGCGAAGGAAAAGCTCCGTCAACTGCTAGCACCTTACGTTGCAGAACTGCGTTC from Candidatus Kapaibacterium sp. includes:
- a CDS encoding RNA polymerase sigma factor translates to MRRTLPPSLPDEELFRLLRSPNRRQAEAAFRELYDRHAPRIYGYCTRILGSRYDAQDVLQETFVRFWQSAQQERTMTNVAAFLLRIARNLCLNFKRDNRSPVPFDEELYELPSPSPSAQTEQAELQTLLQRAIDLLPLEYREALILREYMGMPYAQIAELVGASETAVKVRVFRAKEKLRQLLAPYVAELRSSGLSPQEE